The genomic stretch CCTTGTTAGTTCATAACCCGTCACTTGAGCGATGCCTATTTTGAGTATTTTAACCTATTCCTTCTCAAATGTCTTTTGAGggtttttgtttttgctttgttCTGCTTTCTGATGAGTTGGTCTTGTTCAGATCATGAAGGAAGATGATAACAACTGGCCGGAACCTGACCGTGTTGGCAGGCAGGAGCTTGAGATTGTGATGGGAAATGAGCACATTTCCTTCACAACCTCCAAGATTGGTTCTCTGGTGGATGTTCAGAGTAGTGCAGATCCAGAAGGTCTTCGCATCTTTTACTACCTCGTTCAGGTAAGCTGATTGATAGTTGCTTTTGATGGATTTATTTTGTCAGATCCTGTCTAGTTAATTTTGTATGGTGCATGTGTCCCCTTTTCACCTTTGGTTGCTGCGAATATTTATACTGAGAACTAATCCTTGCATCAGTTGTTTGTATATATTAAAGTGCAAAACTTTCCCTCCTACGGAAAAAGTGAAcatttattctattttcattCTTACTATACTCACTTATATACACACACACCAACTTCTCTATAGAGATGCTTCTGGTAGAAATTTTTTAACTAACTTTCATCACCGCTTAAATGGTGTTTTGTATGCTTTTTACTTTGGTCAAGTGCTATATCTGGAAGTAGATGAACTAAAAGCATATCATATTATCATTATATCAATTGTATATCGCTCCTGTGCTAGATGATCCGACTTGATTTCCAGTTTCTTTGCCGTTACTATTACTGAAGAAAAGATTTTAACTCTAAGCACCTTCCTGTCTTAGCTCCTTTTTGTGTTCTCTCCTAAAAAACAATTGATTCGTCCGAACACTGGGTAGGCCGAGCTTAAGCACTTCCGAGCAAGTCGTCAACCGAGAGGAAGAGCTTTACGTCGGCCAAGGTCAAATACCGCGGCGGGAATACCTACAAAAgatactccgacgctcaagttagCAATAATCtcagaaaagagagagagagagtaattAAGTAAGAGTGAAATAAGTGAATATGAAAGCTGATAGTGGAACCTGATTTTAGCCGAGACTATTAGTCCGGCTTTATAGGGATTGTTTTACCGTTTTCATGTGGATAAGTCCTACTTTATAGGTTAGTTATGATATTCTGTGTAGGTGAGTAGGTTTTGTTGAGCACGTGTCTTATTATTTCAAACGGGTGAGGCCGAGCTTATCTGCTCACGTTCCGAGCTTGTTTGATGTGACACCATCCTCAGATATTTGCGTGCCGAGTATTCCGGGCGACCGAGGATGTGGGTGACGTATCAACAATAATCCTTGATGCCCAATTAGATCTTTTTGGGCAACTCTCTGGCAAACAACTCATCTTGTGTCTTTATGATGCCAAAAAAAGTTGCAGTAGTCTATATAGCACCATCCAAACTCTTCACAATTTCATTCCTGCCCACTTTATTCTCATTGATTTTACTTTgatgtttctttcttttatacaTGTTTAACTCAGTCATATTAAAGGAACTTTTGAGAGTTTTGCCTTCTTTAATGATCTAACTTCCTTTCTGACTTTGAAATCCGTCTCCAAGCTTTGGCCAATCTCCTATTTTCCTCTCCTCTCATTCTGTTCGTGTCATTACAATTTTTAACAGAATTAGTTAACAGCTGATTTCCTATCCAGTACTTCTCTTCCATGTTCTCTGTTGTGCACCTTCTTTATTGACATTTTACTATATGTTTCAATATTGTGAATTTCTTACCTTGAAATATATACATTTATTCAACTCAATCAACTAGATGAAGAGAATGCTTGACAGCTAGTAGAAAATTCCTTTCATATTTCTTGTAAAATTAAGATATTCATAATGCATGGAACAATAAGCATTAGTTTTTGGCATATGATGCAGAGAGAAGATCATATGATCTCATGTTTGAGTTGAAGGAAAATATGTTAAGTAACCATTTGTAGGAGAAGTGTATGTAAGAATTAACAGGAGGGCGGGGAATTGGGCTCCATATTTGGACTGCTGTAACTAATAATGTAGCCACTATTTGAAGGAAGTTAGTTATTTTTGGGCAGGAAAGGTGGTAACAAGGGGAGGTTATGGAATAAAAGATCTGAAGCAAGGTGGATCCTTGTTTTGTTGCTTGAGAAAACTTGTAGAAACTTGAGGAGCTCTAACTCTCCCACAGGAGCGTTCACATTTGCCATAGATCCTAGAGCATTACACAGATTTTTCATGCAATTTTTCTCTTTTACTATAGGTAAATAAAGGAAATCAATAATCAAATAGACTGAGGATTTTGTTCTTCTACTGTCATGTAGGCCAAATTGAGCTAAATGTTGAGTTAAGGTCAAATGTAGATTTAGTTGGAAGTTACTAAGAATTATTCTGACCCTGGTGATTATATTAGAGAAGTTCGCTTGAGTGAGAAGTAGAGTAACAATTGTTATCTTTTGTTAACGAATTAGTGTTTTTTATTGACTCGTTGTGCAATGTTTATTTCATGTCATTGGTTGAAGCATGCTTTGGGCTATTTTGTGCAATAGGTTTGTGTCTATTTAAAAGTCACACGTAGTGTTATCATTGACGTTTTTGTAGACTTTTACATTAGGAATTTTCATGAATGAGAGCTCAATGAGTAAAATTACATCTTATATATGGTGTTGAATTAGGACTCCAGACTAGTTTTGAATATGATTAGTACTTAATCAAAGCTAAATCCGAATGAGTACCTAACTTCTAAACATGACAGATAGCATGATAATGGATCGAAAAAATTAGTCAACTTGCATAAAAACTCTAGATCATAAATTAATTTACATAATCATTCATTAGTGTGTTCTCCTTGGTATGCtattatttagttttacttGCGTTTATTCTGATCATATTTTCATGCATTTGCAGGATTTGAAGTGCTTTGTGTTCTCTCTTATTTCCCTTCACTTCAAGATTAAACCTATATAAGATGTTTCCAATGTTATCTGTTCAACCTCTTGGGGTAGTTGTACTTGTGTAACAACAACCAATTACAGCTTAACATGTGACAGTTATTGGAACTTTCTGATTTGAGTGGATGTACCAAAAAGTTGAGTGGATTGCTTTTTCGTGCATGAGTTgttgttctttttatttacCTTGGTATAATATAACGTTGGgaattgttttcttttttcttttctaacttagtttttgataaaaaaaaaaaaatatataaggggaaaaaaatgttaaaagtGATCCTCCTACGAAAAATAAGTAACAAAAGATCAATGAAGTTGAGGCATAATCTTCAATTTTTTAATGTCTAAGAGAAGTCTTTTAAAACTATTATGACTTTTACTCTAGAT from Arachis stenosperma cultivar V10309 chromosome 9, arast.V10309.gnm1.PFL2, whole genome shotgun sequence encodes the following:
- the LOC130947721 gene encoding protein mago nashi homolog; the encoded protein is MTSEEENGEFYLRYYVGHKGKFGHEFLEFEFRPDGKLRYANNSNYKNDTIIRKEVYLTPAVLRECRRIISDSEIMKEDDNNWPEPDRVGRQELEIVMGNEHISFTTSKIGSLVDVQSSADPEGLRIFYYLVQDLKCFVFSLISLHFKIKPI